Proteins encoded together in one Flavobacteriales bacterium window:
- a CDS encoding arginase translates to MELRLIEAASEIGAGKRGASMGMAALRVAAWKLGSELFGHAEESILRDENDVLYEDDNSPNAHHIDGLIRFESDLAYEVYRYLRNNTFPIVVGGDHSIAIGSVSGTKMAFPNERLGVVWIDAHADLHSPWTTPSGNVHGMPLALLMHLEKKGRNRPRVFTMDVWDRLRKIGVNGPKLAPSDLVFIALRDYEPEEQSIIAEHRIKVITVDDLRSKGSSAIVHETLAHLTACERIHVSFDVDSLDPSISVGTGTPVPGGLMLDEASALLSGLCADPKTATLDVVEINPALDTGNAMAEATLSILEPLFPILRGR, encoded by the coding sequence ATGGAACTGCGATTGATCGAGGCGGCCTCGGAGATCGGCGCGGGCAAGCGCGGCGCCAGCATGGGCATGGCCGCCCTGCGCGTAGCCGCCTGGAAGCTGGGCAGTGAGCTCTTCGGCCACGCCGAGGAGAGCATCCTGCGCGACGAGAACGACGTGCTCTACGAGGACGACAATTCCCCGAACGCCCACCACATCGACGGCCTGATCCGCTTCGAGAGCGACCTGGCCTACGAGGTGTACAGGTACCTGAGGAACAACACCTTTCCCATTGTCGTCGGAGGTGATCATTCGATCGCCATCGGCTCGGTGAGCGGAACCAAAATGGCCTTCCCCAACGAGCGCCTCGGGGTGGTGTGGATCGACGCCCATGCGGACCTGCACAGCCCCTGGACCACGCCGAGCGGCAACGTGCATGGCATGCCCCTGGCCCTGCTGATGCACCTGGAGAAGAAGGGCCGCAACCGTCCCCGGGTCTTCACCATGGACGTGTGGGACCGCCTTCGGAAGATCGGCGTCAACGGCCCCAAGCTGGCCCCAAGCGACCTGGTCTTCATCGCCTTGCGCGACTACGAGCCTGAAGAGCAGTCCATCATCGCCGAGCACCGCATCAAGGTGATCACTGTGGACGACCTGCGTAGCAAAGGCTCTTCAGCCATCGTGCATGAGACCCTGGCCCACCTTACCGCCTGCGAGCGCATCCATGTCAGTTTTGATGTGGACAGCCTCGACCCCTCCATCAGCGTGGGCACCGGCACTCCCGTGCCCGGCGGACTGATGCTTGATGAGGCCAGCGCTCTCCTGAGCGGTCTTTGCGCCGATCCCAAGACGGCCACGCTGGACGTGGTGGAGATCAACCCGGCCCTCGATACCGGCAACGCCATGGCCGAGGCCACGCTCAGCATCCTAGAGCCCCTGTTCCCCATCCTTCGCGGGCGGTAG
- a CDS encoding DNA translocase FtsK produces MPVANERKNRVKSTDDDTPEETPKRAAKRNKPRDAGTGWWSRTKAFATDRRTHKVLGLFLVLLSGYLVVAFVSYLFTWRADQDLTNRSWGALLSREVEADNWLGKLGALVSHQFIRSWFGVAAFAFVLWSFLGGIRILVGNWLLPFRRTLTWSLVTLLWLPAAMAFVFRSGELAFLGGALGYTVNGHLTGLLGNFGAAALLLFSLGAVLTALFDPNFTWLVSLLQRRPPEPEAAPTMEEPAVVKANRVRMEDAVEAPAPVEAPGEESVVMEDVLPEEEAVEVDEPTPELEVEGPVAMEMEVEGLVPEIAPALDLVPVAVEETPVDPILPAVPIAVDGMSVVAAAEEKVLTEDQIEAKLQEFGEYDPTLDLSSYELPPLDLLVDHGTGEVTVTKEELEANKDRIVETLGHYNIGIDKIKATIGPTVTLYEIIPQAGVRISKIKNLEDDIALSLAALGIRIIAPIPGKGTIGIEVPNSRPQVVGMRAVVASEKFQNTSMDLPIVLGKTISNETFVTDLSKMPHLLMAGATGQGKSVGLNAILVSLLYKKHPSQIKFVLVDPKKVELTLFNKIERHFLAKLPGEGEAIITDTKKVVATLNSLCIEMDERYELLKDAQVRNIKEYNSKFIQRRLNPENGHRYLPYIVLVVDEFADLIMTAGREVETPIARLAQLARAIGIHLIIATQRPSVNIITGTIKANFPARIAFRVTSKVDSRTILDSGGAEQLIGRGDMLLSTGNDLIRIQCAFVDTPEVDKICDFIGAQRGYPDALILPEVPTEDGGELDVDDGERDSMFEDAARLVVQTQQGSTSLIQRKLKLGYNRAGRIVDQLEAAGVLGPFEGSKARRVMIPNEAALAAHLNTGVAAGPGVGGF; encoded by the coding sequence ATGCCTGTGGCCAACGAACGCAAGAACAGGGTGAAGTCCACCGACGACGACACGCCGGAGGAGACCCCGAAACGTGCCGCCAAACGCAACAAGCCGCGCGACGCCGGCACGGGATGGTGGTCGCGCACCAAGGCCTTTGCGACCGACCGTCGCACGCACAAAGTCCTCGGCCTCTTCCTGGTGCTGCTGAGCGGCTACCTGGTGGTGGCCTTCGTGAGCTACCTGTTCACCTGGCGCGCGGACCAGGACCTCACCAACCGGTCGTGGGGCGCGCTGCTGAGCCGCGAGGTGGAGGCGGACAACTGGCTGGGCAAGCTGGGCGCGCTGGTGAGCCATCAGTTCATCCGCAGCTGGTTCGGCGTGGCGGCCTTCGCCTTCGTGCTGTGGAGCTTCCTGGGCGGTATCCGCATCCTTGTGGGCAACTGGCTGCTGCCCTTCCGCCGCACCCTCACCTGGAGCCTGGTGACCCTGCTGTGGCTGCCGGCCGCCATGGCCTTCGTGTTCCGCAGCGGCGAACTGGCCTTCCTGGGCGGCGCGTTGGGCTACACCGTGAACGGCCACCTCACCGGCCTCCTGGGCAACTTCGGCGCGGCAGCGCTGCTGCTGTTCAGCCTGGGGGCCGTGCTCACCGCGCTCTTCGACCCTAACTTCACCTGGCTCGTCAGCTTGCTGCAGCGCCGCCCCCCCGAGCCGGAGGCCGCTCCCACCATGGAGGAACCCGCCGTGGTCAAGGCCAACCGCGTGCGCATGGAGGACGCGGTGGAAGCACCAGCACCGGTGGAAGCACCCGGCGAGGAGTCCGTGGTCATGGAGGATGTCCTGCCCGAAGAAGAGGCCGTGGAGGTGGACGAGCCGACCCCGGAGCTCGAGGTGGAGGGTCCGGTCGCAATGGAAATGGAGGTGGAGGGCCTGGTGCCCGAGATCGCGCCGGCGCTGGACCTTGTGCCGGTCGCCGTGGAGGAGACGCCCGTGGACCCCATTCTGCCCGCCGTGCCCATCGCGGTGGACGGCATGAGCGTGGTGGCCGCGGCCGAGGAGAAGGTGCTCACCGAGGACCAGATCGAGGCCAAACTGCAGGAGTTCGGCGAGTACGATCCCACCCTGGACCTGAGCAGCTATGAGCTGCCACCGCTGGACCTGCTGGTGGACCACGGCACCGGGGAGGTGACGGTGACCAAGGAGGAGCTGGAGGCCAACAAGGACCGCATCGTGGAGACCCTCGGTCACTACAACATCGGCATCGACAAGATCAAGGCGACGATCGGCCCCACGGTGACGCTGTACGAGATCATCCCGCAGGCCGGGGTGCGCATCAGCAAGATCAAGAACCTGGAGGACGACATCGCGCTGAGCCTGGCGGCGCTGGGCATCCGCATCATCGCGCCGATCCCGGGCAAAGGCACCATCGGCATCGAGGTGCCCAACAGCAGGCCGCAGGTGGTGGGCATGCGCGCGGTGGTGGCCAGCGAGAAGTTCCAGAACACCAGCATGGACCTGCCGATCGTGCTGGGCAAGACCATCAGCAACGAGACCTTCGTGACGGACCTGAGCAAGATGCCGCACCTGCTGATGGCCGGTGCCACGGGCCAGGGCAAGTCGGTGGGCCTCAACGCCATCCTCGTCAGCCTGCTCTACAAGAAGCACCCCAGCCAGATCAAGTTCGTGCTGGTGGACCCGAAGAAGGTGGAGCTCACGCTCTTCAACAAGATCGAGCGCCACTTCCTGGCCAAGCTGCCGGGCGAGGGCGAGGCCATCATCACCGACACCAAGAAGGTGGTGGCCACGCTGAACAGCCTGTGCATCGAGATGGACGAGCGCTACGAACTGCTCAAGGATGCGCAGGTCCGCAACATCAAGGAGTACAACAGCAAGTTCATCCAGCGCCGGCTGAACCCGGAGAACGGACACCGCTACCTCCCCTACATCGTGCTGGTGGTGGACGAGTTCGCCGACCTGATCATGACGGCGGGTCGCGAAGTGGAAACGCCCATCGCCCGCCTGGCCCAGCTGGCGCGCGCCATCGGCATCCACCTGATCATCGCCACGCAGCGTCCCAGCGTCAACATCATCACCGGCACCATCAAGGCCAACTTCCCGGCGCGCATCGCCTTCCGCGTGACCAGCAAGGTGGACAGCCGCACGATCCTGGACAGCGGCGGCGCCGAGCAGCTCATCGGCCGCGGCGACATGCTGCTGAGCACAGGCAACGACCTCATCCGCATCCAGTGCGCCTTCGTGGATACGCCGGAGGTGGACAAGATCTGCGACTTCATCGGCGCGCAGCGCGGTTATCCCGACGCGCTCATCCTGCCCGAGGTGCCCACCGAGGACGGTGGCGAGCTCGATGTGGACGACGGCGAGCGCGACAGCATGTTCGAGGACGCGGCGCGCCTGGTGGTGCAGACGCAGCAGGGCAGCACGAGCCTCATCCAGCGCAAGCTGAAGCTGGGCTACAACCGCGCGGGCCGCATCGTGGACCAGCTGGAGGCCGCCGGTGTGC